A part of Hemicordylus capensis ecotype Gifberg chromosome 16, rHemCap1.1.pri, whole genome shotgun sequence genomic DNA contains:
- the ENO1 gene encoding alpha-enolase isoform X1: protein MSILKIHSREIFDSRGNPTVEVDLFTSNGLFRAAVPSGASTGVYEALELRDNDKTRFLGKGVSKAVEHINKTIAPALVNKNISVVEQEKIDKLMLEMDGSENKSKFGANAILGVSLAVCKAGAAEKGVPLYRHIADLAGNQDVILPVPAFNVINGGSHAGNKLAMQEFMILPIGAENFKEAMRIGAEVYHNLKNVIKEKYGKDATNVGDEGGFAPNILENKEALELLKTAISKAGYTDKIVIGMDVAASEFYRDGKYDLDFKSSDDPSRYITPDQLADLYKGFVKNYPLVSIEDPFDQDDWAAWKKFTANVGIQVVGDDLTVTNPKRIAKAVEEKSCNCLLLKVNQIGSVTESLQACKLAQSNGWGVMVSHRSGETEDTFIADLVVGLCTGQIKTGAPCRSERLAKYNQLLRIEEELGSKARFAGRNFRNPRVN from the exons ATGTCCATTCTCAAGATCCATTCTCGTGAAATCTTTGACTCTCGTGGGAATCCCACTGTTGAAGTGGACTTATTCACCTCTAATG GTCTCTTCAGAGCTGCCGTTCCCAGCGGTGCTTCCACCGGCGTCTACGAAGCCCTGGAACTTCGCGACAATGATAAGACCCGCTTCCTGGGGAAAG GTGTCTCAAAAGCTGTTGAGCACATCAATAAAACAATTGCACCTGCCCTGGTTAACAAG AACATAAGTGTTGTGGAGCAAGAGAAGATTGACAAGTTGATGCTGGAAATGGATGGGTCAGAGAACAAGT CCAAGTTTGGCGCCAACGCGATCCTGGGGGTGTCTCTGGCTGTGTGCAAGGCTGGTGCTGCTGAGAAAGGCGTCCCCTTGTACCGCCACATTGCCGACTTGGCTGGGAACCAGGACGTCATCCTCCCAGTCCCT GCTTTCAACGTGATCAATGGCGGCTCCCACGCGGGCAACAAACTGGCCATGCAGGAGTTCATGATCCTCCCCATTGGTGCTGAGAACTTCAAGGAAGCCATGCGCATCGGTGCCGAGGTCTACCACAACCTGAAGAACGTCATCAAGGAGAAGTACGGGAAGGACGCCACCAATGTGGGGGACGAGGGTGGCTTTGCACCCAACATCTTGGAGAACAAGGAAG ctcTGGAGCTGCTGAAGACCGCCATCAGCAAGGCTGGGTACACGGACAAGATTGTCATTGGGATGGACGTGGCAGCTTCCGAATTCTATCGCGACGGGAAGTACGACCTGGACTTCAAGTCCTCCGATGACCCCAGCAGATACATCACTCCTGACCAGCTGGCTGATTTGTACAAGGGCTTTGTCAAGAACTACCCAT TGGTTTCCATCGAAGACCCCTTTGACCAAGACGACTGGGCCGCTTGGAAGAAGTTCACGGCCAACGTGGGCATCCAGGTGGTTGGCGACGACCTGACTGTGACCAACCCGAAGCGCATCGCCAAAGCGGTGGAGGAGAAATCCTGCAACTGCCTCCTGCTCAAAGTGAACCAGATCGGTTCGGTCACGGAGTCGCTCCAGGC CTGCAAGCTTGCCCAGTCCAACGGGTGGGGCGTGATGGTGAGTCACCGCTCTGGAGAGACCGAAGACACCTTCATTGCCGACCTGGTGGTTGGACTCTGCACTGGCCAG ATCAAGACTGGTGCTCCCTGCCGATCTGAACGTCTAGCCAAATATAACCAGCTTCTGAG GATCGAAGAGGAGCTGGGCAGCAAGGCCCGCTTTGCCGGCAGGAACTTCAGGAACCCCCGCGTCAACTAA
- the ENO1 gene encoding alpha-enolase isoform X2 produces MSILKIHSREIFDSRGNPTVEVDLFTSNGLFRAAVPSGASTGVYEALELRDNDKTRFLGKGVSRAVKYVNEFLAPALCTQNISVVEQEKIDKLMLEMDGSENKSKFGANAILGVSLAVCKAGAAEKGVPLYRHIADLAGNQDVILPVPAFNVINGGSHAGNKLAMQEFMILPIGAENFKEAMRIGAEVYHNLKNVIKEKYGKDATNVGDEGGFAPNILENKEALELLKTAISKAGYTDKIVIGMDVAASEFYRDGKYDLDFKSSDDPSRYITPDQLADLYKGFVKNYPLVSIEDPFDQDDWAAWKKFTANVGIQVVGDDLTVTNPKRIAKAVEEKSCNCLLLKVNQIGSVTESLQACKLAQSNGWGVMVSHRSGETEDTFIADLVVGLCTGQIKTGAPCRSERLAKYNQLLRIEEELGSKARFAGRNFRNPRVN; encoded by the exons ATGTCCATTCTCAAGATCCATTCTCGTGAAATCTTTGACTCTCGTGGGAATCCCACTGTTGAAGTGGACTTATTCACCTCTAATG GTCTCTTCAGAGCTGCCGTTCCCAGCGGTGCTTCCACCGGCGTCTACGAAGCCCTGGAACTTCGCGACAATGATAAGACCCGCTTCCTGGGGAAAG GTGTCTCCCGAGCCGTTAAATATGTTAACGAATTCCTGGCGCCGGCATTGTGTACTCAG AACATAAGTGTTGTGGAGCAAGAGAAGATTGACAAGTTGATGCTGGAAATGGATGGGTCAGAGAACAAGT CCAAGTTTGGCGCCAACGCGATCCTGGGGGTGTCTCTGGCTGTGTGCAAGGCTGGTGCTGCTGAGAAAGGCGTCCCCTTGTACCGCCACATTGCCGACTTGGCTGGGAACCAGGACGTCATCCTCCCAGTCCCT GCTTTCAACGTGATCAATGGCGGCTCCCACGCGGGCAACAAACTGGCCATGCAGGAGTTCATGATCCTCCCCATTGGTGCTGAGAACTTCAAGGAAGCCATGCGCATCGGTGCCGAGGTCTACCACAACCTGAAGAACGTCATCAAGGAGAAGTACGGGAAGGACGCCACCAATGTGGGGGACGAGGGTGGCTTTGCACCCAACATCTTGGAGAACAAGGAAG ctcTGGAGCTGCTGAAGACCGCCATCAGCAAGGCTGGGTACACGGACAAGATTGTCATTGGGATGGACGTGGCAGCTTCCGAATTCTATCGCGACGGGAAGTACGACCTGGACTTCAAGTCCTCCGATGACCCCAGCAGATACATCACTCCTGACCAGCTGGCTGATTTGTACAAGGGCTTTGTCAAGAACTACCCAT TGGTTTCCATCGAAGACCCCTTTGACCAAGACGACTGGGCCGCTTGGAAGAAGTTCACGGCCAACGTGGGCATCCAGGTGGTTGGCGACGACCTGACTGTGACCAACCCGAAGCGCATCGCCAAAGCGGTGGAGGAGAAATCCTGCAACTGCCTCCTGCTCAAAGTGAACCAGATCGGTTCGGTCACGGAGTCGCTCCAGGC CTGCAAGCTTGCCCAGTCCAACGGGTGGGGCGTGATGGTGAGTCACCGCTCTGGAGAGACCGAAGACACCTTCATTGCCGACCTGGTGGTTGGACTCTGCACTGGCCAG ATCAAGACTGGTGCTCCCTGCCGATCTGAACGTCTAGCCAAATATAACCAGCTTCTGAG GATCGAAGAGGAGCTGGGCAGCAAGGCCCGCTTTGCCGGCAGGAACTTCAGGAACCCCCGCGTCAACTAA